The Oceanisphaera avium genome includes a region encoding these proteins:
- a CDS encoding glycosyltransferase family 25 protein — protein sequence MSSIAVFVISLKRSQDRRDCIAAQLQAQNIDFTFFDAIDGADKNNPLLKRYNYAKRLWLTSGKMPTNGEIGCYASHYTLWQQCADLKQPIIVIEDDAHICPNAKQIQELVADKIQEYGFLRLESVIRGETTLIESKDSHQIYHMSDNFGGLRAYAVAPWAANKLVNSSKSWSFAVDNYVGFPYIHKVESYYLWPELAKDTRSFETTIQFYDEIKVPYYRKLSREIYTAYTQLRHYLHYKKTKKKLTYKG from the coding sequence ATGTCCTCCATTGCTGTTTTTGTTATTAGTCTTAAAAGAAGCCAAGATCGCAGAGATTGCATTGCAGCTCAGTTACAAGCACAAAACATCGACTTTACTTTCTTCGATGCCATAGACGGAGCCGATAAAAATAACCCTTTATTAAAACGTTATAATTACGCGAAACGTTTATGGTTAACTAGCGGAAAAATGCCAACCAATGGCGAAATAGGCTGCTACGCAAGTCATTACACTTTATGGCAACAATGCGCTGACTTAAAACAGCCAATAATCGTTATAGAAGATGATGCGCATATCTGCCCTAATGCCAAGCAAATACAAGAATTGGTAGCCGATAAAATTCAAGAGTATGGTTTTTTAAGATTAGAAAGTGTAATCCGTGGTGAGACAACACTAATAGAAAGCAAAGATAGCCATCAGATTTATCATATGAGTGATAACTTCGGTGGTTTAAGAGCATATGCGGTAGCACCATGGGCAGCTAACAAGTTAGTAAACTCTTCTAAATCGTGGTCATTTGCTGTAGATAACTATGTTGGCTTCCCGTACATACATAAAGTCGAATCATATTATTTATGGCCAGAGCTTGCTAAAGATACTCGTTCCTTTGAAACTACAATACAATTTTATGACGAAATAAAAGTACCTTATTATCGAAAGTTAAGCAGAGAGATCTACACAGCCTATACACAATTGAGACATTACTTACATTATAAAAAAACAAAGAAAAAATTAACATATAAAGGTTAG
- the map gene encoding type I methionyl aminopeptidase translates to MSNIVIKTPEEMEKMRVAGQLAADVLEMIEEHIQVGVTTDELNTICHDFIVNVQGAIPAPLNYHGFPKSICTSVNHVICHGIPADKKLKDGDIINIDITVIKNGYHGDSSKMFFVGKPSILAERLCRVTLECLEIGIKMVRPGMQLGDIGHAIQQHAEAHNYSVVREYCGHGIGADFHEEPQVVHYGTPGTGETLAAGMCFTIEPMINAGKRHSKLLADGWTVLTKDRSLSAQYEHTLLVTEDGCEILTLRKDDTLPRFITPENAL, encoded by the coding sequence ATGAGCAATATCGTTATTAAAACCCCCGAAGAAATGGAAAAAATGCGCGTGGCTGGCCAATTAGCCGCCGACGTATTAGAAATGATTGAAGAGCACATTCAAGTAGGTGTAACCACTGACGAGCTTAATACTATTTGTCATGATTTTATCGTCAATGTACAAGGCGCAATCCCTGCTCCACTTAATTATCACGGCTTTCCCAAGTCCATTTGCACCTCTGTTAACCATGTGATTTGTCATGGCATTCCGGCAGATAAAAAGCTCAAAGATGGCGATATTATTAATATCGATATTACGGTGATTAAAAACGGCTACCACGGTGACTCTTCAAAGATGTTCTTTGTTGGTAAACCTAGTATCTTGGCCGAGCGCCTGTGTCGCGTCACACTAGAGTGCTTAGAAATTGGCATTAAGATGGTACGCCCTGGTATGCAGCTCGGTGATATTGGTCACGCCATTCAACAACACGCCGAAGCCCATAACTATTCAGTAGTGCGTGAATATTGCGGCCATGGCATAGGTGCAGACTTTCACGAAGAGCCTCAAGTAGTGCATTACGGCACACCCGGCACCGGTGAAACACTAGCCGCTGGCATGTGCTTTACTATAGAGCCTATGATCAACGCCGGTAAGCGCCACAGCAAACTATTAGCAGACGGCTGGACCGTACTGACTAAAGACCGCAGTTTATCCGCGCAATACGAGCACACCTTGCTAGTAACAGAAGACGGTTGTGAGATCTTAACACTGCGTAAAGACGATACCCTACCGCGTTTTATTACCCCCGAAAACGCCTTGTAA
- the rpsB gene encoding 30S ribosomal protein S2, whose translation MAQVSMRDMLKAGVHFGHQTRYWNPKMKPFIFGASNRVHIINLEKTVPMFNDALNYIGSVASKKGKILFVGTKRAASEAVKEAATNCDQFYVNHRWLGGMLTNWKTVRQSISRLKELEVQAEDGTFEKLTKKEALMRTREMDKLEKSLGGIKNMGGLPDVLFVVDADHEHIAIKEANNLGIPVVSVVDTNSNPDNIDYIIPGNDDAIRAVQLYLNAAASAVTAARAQDAAVQQAEDNYVVEE comes from the coding sequence ATGGCACAAGTATCTATGCGCGACATGCTAAAAGCCGGCGTTCACTTTGGTCACCAGACTCGTTACTGGAACCCAAAAATGAAGCCGTTTATCTTTGGCGCCAGCAACCGAGTTCACATTATCAACTTAGAAAAAACCGTTCCTATGTTCAACGATGCGTTGAATTACATTGGTAGCGTGGCTTCTAAGAAAGGTAAAATCCTGTTTGTTGGTACTAAGCGCGCAGCCTCTGAAGCCGTTAAAGAAGCCGCAACTAACTGCGATCAGTTCTATGTGAACCATCGCTGGTTAGGTGGCATGCTGACTAACTGGAAAACTGTTCGCCAGTCAATCAGCCGTTTAAAAGAGTTAGAAGTACAAGCTGAAGACGGTACTTTTGAAAAGCTGACCAAAAAAGAAGCGCTAATGCGTACTCGTGAAATGGACAAGCTTGAGAAGTCTTTGGGTGGTATTAAAAACATGGGCGGTCTGCCAGACGTATTGTTTGTAGTAGATGCCGACCATGAGCACATTGCCATTAAAGAAGCCAATAACTTGGGCATTCCTGTGGTATCTGTGGTGGACACTAACTCTAACCCAGACAACATCGATTACATCATTCCGGGTAACGATGACGCGATCCGCGCCGTTCAATTATACTTGAACGCTGCCGCTAGCGCCGTTACTGCTGCTCGTGCACAAGATGCAGCCGTGCAACAAGCGGAAGACAACTACGTCGTAGAAGAGTAA
- the tsf gene encoding translation elongation factor Ts, whose product MTTVTAAMVKELRERTGAGMMDCKKALTEANGDIELAIEEMRKSGQAKAAKKAGRIAAEGVILMRQSGNTAVMVELNSETDFVAKDASFCAFGDKVVEIALANKIDNLDALKAAEYENGETVEVALTNLIAKIGENMSLRRVELVEGENVTTYLHGTRIGVIVNLQGGDEEVAKDVAMHVAASSPQFVKPEDVSADVVAKEREIQVDIAVNSGKTKEIAEKMVEGRMKKFTGEISLTGQPFVKDPAITVADRLKQANADVISFVRYEVGEGIERAEEDFAAEVQAQIAASSKA is encoded by the coding sequence ATGACTACTGTTACCGCAGCCATGGTAAAAGAACTGCGCGAGCGCACTGGCGCTGGCATGATGGATTGTAAAAAAGCCCTGACCGAAGCCAATGGCGACATTGAGCTGGCCATTGAAGAAATGCGCAAGTCTGGTCAAGCTAAGGCTGCTAAAAAAGCTGGCCGTATTGCGGCTGAAGGCGTTATCTTAATGCGCCAATCTGGCAACACCGCTGTAATGGTTGAGCTAAACAGTGAAACTGACTTTGTAGCAAAAGACGCCAGCTTCTGCGCCTTTGGCGATAAAGTGGTTGAAATCGCCTTGGCTAACAAAATTGACAACTTAGACGCCTTAAAAGCGGCTGAGTACGAAAACGGCGAAACCGTTGAAGTCGCGCTGACTAACCTTATCGCAAAAATCGGTGAAAACATGAGCCTGCGCCGTGTTGAGCTGGTTGAAGGCGAAAACGTCACTACTTACTTACACGGCACCCGCATTGGCGTTATCGTTAATCTGCAAGGCGGTGATGAAGAAGTAGCGAAAGACGTCGCCATGCACGTTGCCGCTTCTAGCCCACAGTTTGTTAAGCCAGAAGATGTGTCTGCAGATGTGGTAGCGAAAGAACGTGAAATTCAAGTGGACATCGCTGTTAACTCCGGCAAGACCAAAGAAATTGCGGAGAAAATGGTTGAAGGTCGCATGAAGAAATTTACCGGTGAAATTTCTTTAACCGGTCAGCCTTTTGTTAAAGATCCTGCGATTACCGTAGCCGATCGCTTAAAGCAAGCTAACGCCGATGTGATTAGCTTTGTACGCTACGAAGTAGGTGAAGGCATTGAGCGTGCAGAAGAAGATTTTGCTGCCGAAGTTCAAGCACAAATCGCCGCTTCTTCAAAAGCGTAA
- the pyrH gene encoding UMP kinase: MSTNPKPAYRRILLKLSGEALQGEEGFGIDPAVLERMAQEIKELVELGVQVGLVIGGGNLFRGAGLAQAGMNRVVGDHMGMLATVMNGLAMRDALHRAYVNARLMSAITLEGVCDPYNWADAISLLRKGRVVIFSAGTGNPFFTTDSAACLRGIEIEADVVLKATKVDGVYSEDPVKNPDAELYNHLGYDDVLAKELQVMDLAAFTLARDHNMPIRIFNMNKPGALRRAVMGESEGTLISRKL, translated from the coding sequence ATGAGTACCAATCCTAAACCCGCATACAGACGCATCCTTTTAAAACTAAGCGGCGAAGCGCTGCAAGGTGAAGAGGGCTTTGGTATTGATCCGGCCGTGTTAGAGCGCATGGCGCAAGAAATTAAAGAATTAGTTGAGTTAGGTGTACAAGTTGGCTTAGTCATAGGTGGCGGTAACTTGTTTCGTGGTGCGGGCTTAGCTCAAGCGGGCATGAACCGCGTAGTGGGCGACCACATGGGCATGTTGGCGACCGTGATGAACGGCTTGGCGATGCGCGATGCCTTGCACCGTGCTTATGTGAATGCTCGTCTAATGTCTGCCATTACGCTTGAGGGCGTATGCGACCCTTATAACTGGGCGGATGCGATTAGTTTATTACGTAAAGGCCGAGTGGTGATTTTTTCTGCCGGTACCGGTAATCCTTTCTTTACCACCGACTCAGCAGCCTGTTTACGGGGCATAGAAATAGAAGCCGATGTGGTATTAAAAGCCACTAAGGTAGATGGCGTATACAGCGAAGATCCGGTGAAAAACCCCGATGCCGAGTTGTATAATCACCTAGGCTATGACGATGTATTAGCAAAAGAGCTGCAAGTTATGGACTTAGCTGCCTTTACCTTGGCGCGCGATCATAATATGCCGATTCGCATTTTTAATATGAACAAGCCAGGCGCACTACGCCGTGCCGTAATGGGCGAAAGCGAAGGCACTCTGATCAGCCGTAAGCTGTAA
- the frr gene encoding ribosome recycling factor has product MINDIVKDAQERMEKSLESLKGQMNKVRTGRAHPSLLDTIYVDYYGSATPIKQVGNITTEDSRTLAITVFDSSMLKAVEKAIMSSDLGLNPQSTGTVIRIPLPSLTEERRKDLIKVVRNEAELGRVAIRNIRRDANNDFKSLLKDKEISEDDDRRAHDEIQKITDACIKLVDEALVVKEKELMEI; this is encoded by the coding sequence GTGATTAATGATATTGTAAAAGACGCTCAAGAGCGCATGGAAAAAAGCCTAGAGTCATTAAAAGGACAAATGAATAAGGTGCGTACCGGCCGTGCCCACCCAAGCCTGTTAGACACTATTTATGTGGATTACTACGGCTCGGCTACCCCCATTAAGCAAGTGGGTAATATTACCACCGAAGACTCACGCACTTTAGCCATTACTGTATTTGATAGCAGCATGCTAAAAGCGGTAGAAAAAGCCATTATGAGCTCTGATTTAGGCTTAAACCCACAAAGCACCGGTACGGTGATTCGTATTCCGCTGCCTTCGTTAACCGAAGAGCGTCGTAAAGACTTAATTAAAGTGGTGCGCAATGAAGCCGAGCTTGGCCGAGTGGCAATCCGCAATATTCGTCGCGATGCGAACAACGATTTTAAGTCATTGTTAAAAGACAAAGAAATCTCAGAAGACGATGATCGCCGCGCCCACGATGAGATTCAAAAAATTACCGATGCTTGTATCAAGTTAGTAGACGAAGCACTGGTAGTTAAAGAGAAAGAGTTAATGGAAATCTGA
- the uppS gene encoding polyprenyl diphosphate synthase translates to MAALEHTQELPRHVAIIMDGNGRWAQLRGKFRVSGHKAGVKSVRAAVSFAHRLNLNALTLFAFSSENWRRPEDEVSALMSLFIAVLGSEVKKLHRNNIRLKVIGEHGGFSAHLQRKIADAEALTANNTGLTLNIAANYGGRWDIVQASRRVAEQVAAGKLLPDDITEDTLNELMSMSDLSPVDLLIRTGGEQRISNFLLWQLAYAELHFTDVLWPDFDDNAFSEAIAAFVSRERRFGCTGEQIRALLEKNED, encoded by the coding sequence ATGGCTGCTTTAGAACACACTCAAGAACTGCCCCGCCATGTGGCCATTATTATGGATGGCAATGGTCGCTGGGCGCAATTGCGTGGCAAGTTTCGGGTGAGTGGCCATAAGGCAGGGGTAAAGTCGGTTCGGGCAGCGGTGAGCTTTGCGCATCGCCTTAATTTAAATGCGCTTACTTTATTTGCTTTTTCTAGTGAAAACTGGCGCCGTCCCGAAGATGAAGTCAGTGCTTTAATGAGTTTATTTATTGCGGTACTGGGCTCAGAAGTTAAAAAGCTGCATCGCAATAATATTCGCTTAAAAGTGATTGGCGAGCACGGTGGCTTTAGCGCCCACTTGCAGCGTAAAATTGCCGATGCTGAGGCACTAACGGCGAATAATACCGGCCTTACCCTTAATATTGCCGCCAATTACGGGGGCCGCTGGGATATCGTTCAAGCCAGCCGACGCGTTGCCGAGCAAGTGGCGGCGGGTAAACTATTGCCAGATGATATTACAGAAGACACGCTCAATGAGCTGATGAGCATGAGTGACTTAAGCCCAGTGGACTTATTGATCCGCACTGGCGGCGAACAACGTATTAGTAATTTTTTACTCTGGCAACTGGCTTATGCCGAGCTGCATTTTACCGATGTATTATGGCCCGATTTTGATGATAATGCCTTTAGTGAAGCCATTGCCGCCTTTGTCAGCCGCGAGCGACGTTTTGGCTGTACCGGCGAGCAAATACGGGCTTTGTTAGAGAAAAATGAAGATTAA
- a CDS encoding phosphatidate cytidylyltransferase yields the protein MLKLRVITALCLVPLVLAALFLLPYPYFIAFVGGIFLIAAREWSNFIDPDKALVLTIGLVLMMYGITAFVPFDNLWVSPASVATLAVGLHEAAAWLLVATGVWWLIALIMVFTYPSSAKTWREKHNIKTVFAMFTLLPFMVAVLALRSFAYQDNPQAGAWLLLFVMGLVWAADTGAYFVGKAIGKRKLCPNVSPGKTLEGMIGGVVAAAILALVVVLNLELAAAQTQVILIASIAAAFASVLGDLTESMFKREAGLKDSGNILPGHGGIMDRIDGLTAALPVFVLVVWLLS from the coding sequence TTGTTAAAACTACGAGTGATTACGGCGCTGTGCTTGGTGCCGTTAGTACTGGCGGCGTTATTTTTACTGCCTTATCCCTATTTTATCGCCTTTGTGGGTGGCATTTTTTTAATCGCGGCGCGTGAGTGGAGCAATTTTATTGATCCCGATAAAGCCTTAGTGCTGACCATCGGCTTAGTGTTGATGATGTATGGTATTACCGCCTTTGTGCCTTTTGATAATTTATGGGTAAGCCCTGCCTCAGTAGCAACGCTGGCGGTAGGCTTGCACGAAGCAGCAGCTTGGCTATTGGTGGCCACCGGTGTGTGGTGGCTTATTGCCTTAATAATGGTATTTACCTATCCCAGCAGCGCCAAAACTTGGCGTGAGAAACACAATATAAAAACCGTGTTTGCCATGTTTACCTTGTTGCCATTTATGGTGGCGGTATTAGCGCTGCGCAGCTTTGCCTATCAAGATAATCCTCAAGCGGGTGCGTGGTTGCTGTTATTTGTCATGGGGCTGGTGTGGGCAGCAGATACCGGCGCCTACTTTGTTGGCAAAGCCATCGGTAAGCGTAAATTGTGTCCTAATGTGAGCCCAGGTAAAACCCTAGAGGGCATGATAGGTGGCGTGGTGGCGGCGGCTATTTTAGCGCTAGTGGTAGTGCTTAATTTAGAGTTAGCAGCTGCGCAAACTCAAGTCATATTAATTGCCTCGATTGCGGCGGCGTTTGCGTCTGTTTTAGGTGACTTAACCGAAAGCATGTTTAAACGCGAAGCGGGCTTAAAAGACTCAGGAAATATTTTGCCCGGGCATGGCGGTATTATGGACCGTATTGATGGCTTAACCGCGGCATTGCCGGTGTTTGTGCTGGTTGTGTGGTTATTAAGCTAA
- the ispC gene encoding 1-deoxy-D-xylulose-5-phosphate reductoisomerase — protein METLAILGATGSIGQSTLSVVRQHPERFSVFALSANHNVRVMLKDCLEFAPRYAVMVDEHAAQQLKAELKHHNSATCVLSGSHALCDVAKEPEVTSVMAAIVGAAGLLSTLAAVQAGKRVLLANKEALVMSGELFIDAVHQYGAELLPIDSEHNAIFQCLPHELQQNPGRGSLSAAGVSKILLTGSGGPFRYTPISDLQAVTPAQAIDHPNWSMGPKISVDSATMMNKGLEYIEARWLFNAAPEQLQVLVHPQSVIHSMVQYSDGSVLAQLGQPDMMTPIAHALAYPARIASGVAPLDFCTLGDLSFMAPDMARYPCLQLAMDACASGQGATTALNAANEITVAAFLAGQLNFMGIAEVNDAVMQTLGAHSVNSIDEIIALDNQARTCASALIRTY, from the coding sequence ATGGAAACACTTGCCATATTAGGCGCCACTGGCTCTATCGGCCAAAGTACTTTAAGTGTGGTACGCCAACACCCTGAGCGCTTTTCGGTATTTGCACTTAGTGCAAATCACAACGTGCGTGTGATGCTTAAAGACTGTTTAGAGTTTGCACCGCGCTATGCGGTAATGGTGGATGAGCACGCCGCGCAGCAGCTAAAAGCTGAGCTTAAGCATCATAATAGCGCTACTTGCGTACTCAGTGGCAGCCACGCCTTATGTGACGTCGCTAAAGAGCCCGAGGTGACGAGCGTGATGGCGGCCATTGTGGGCGCCGCCGGCCTGCTTTCTACGCTTGCTGCAGTGCAGGCGGGTAAGCGCGTGCTATTGGCTAATAAAGAAGCGCTGGTGATGAGTGGCGAGTTGTTTATTGATGCCGTACATCAATATGGTGCTGAATTGCTGCCTATTGATAGCGAGCACAATGCTATTTTTCAATGTTTGCCTCATGAGCTTCAGCAAAACCCCGGCCGTGGCAGCTTAAGTGCCGCGGGCGTGAGTAAGATATTACTTACCGGCTCCGGTGGCCCGTTTCGCTATACCCCCATTAGTGACTTACAAGCCGTTACCCCGGCCCAAGCCATTGATCATCCCAACTGGAGCATGGGACCTAAAATCTCTGTCGACTCCGCCACCATGATGAATAAAGGGCTGGAATACATAGAAGCGCGCTGGTTATTTAATGCCGCCCCTGAGCAATTACAAGTATTAGTGCATCCGCAGTCGGTGATCCATTCCATGGTTCAGTATTCAGATGGATCCGTATTGGCGCAGCTTGGTCAGCCAGATATGATGACGCCCATTGCCCATGCGCTGGCTTATCCGGCGCGCATTGCCTCGGGCGTGGCGCCGTTGGATTTTTGTACCTTAGGGGATCTGAGTTTTATGGCGCCAGATATGGCGCGCTACCCTTGCTTACAGCTGGCGATGGATGCTTGTGCGAGCGGCCAAGGCGCGACTACGGCCTTAAACGCCGCTAATGAAATTACCGTGGCTGCCTTTTTAGCGGGGCAACTAAATTTTATGGGCATAGCCGAAGTAAACGATGCGGTAATGCAAACGCTGGGCGCCCACTCTGTAAACAGTATTGATGAAATTATTGCGCTTGATAATCAAGCACGCACTTGTGCTAGCGCACTAATAAGGACCTATTAA
- the rseP gene encoding sigma E protease regulator RseP, translating to MGSFFWNLGAFIVALGVLVAVHEFGHFWVARRNGVKVERFSIGFGKPLWRRTAKDGTEYVLAMIPLGGYVKMLDSRVEAVPAELETQAFNHKSVWARMAIVLAGPMANFVFAIFACWLMFLIGIPSVKPVLNAVTPSSVAAQGGLNAGMELKAIDGKKVRTWEEVNFALLGRLGEDETVFTVQDAQGQTKNAALQLANWQFNPELESPITALGLIPEGPSLTLEVANVVAEGPAAVAGVQQGDKLVAINGEPLADWQQLVSKVQASPEITLELEVTRQGQTQQLSLTPKRVETAERVIGYAGLAPTVVPVAEHYRFDLRYGPFAAIGEGVGRTWDLTVLTFQMLGKLVTGVVSVDNLSGPISIAKGAGATAEYGLVYFLGFMALVSVNLGIINLLPLPVLDGGHLLFYVIEAVTGRPVPEKIQEIGFKIGAALLFMLMGLALFNDFARL from the coding sequence ATGGGCAGTTTTTTTTGGAATTTGGGTGCCTTTATTGTCGCCTTAGGCGTATTAGTAGCGGTACATGAGTTTGGCCATTTTTGGGTCGCAAGACGCAATGGCGTAAAAGTAGAGCGCTTTTCTATTGGTTTTGGTAAGCCACTGTGGCGGCGCACCGCCAAAGATGGCACTGAATATGTCTTAGCCATGATACCGCTAGGCGGCTATGTAAAGATGCTCGATAGCCGAGTAGAAGCCGTACCTGCTGAGCTAGAAACCCAAGCCTTTAATCATAAGTCGGTGTGGGCACGCATGGCCATTGTGCTAGCAGGGCCCATGGCAAATTTTGTGTTTGCTATTTTTGCTTGCTGGTTAATGTTTTTAATTGGCATTCCCTCGGTAAAGCCGGTATTAAATGCAGTAACGCCCTCGTCGGTAGCCGCCCAAGGTGGGCTAAATGCCGGCATGGAGCTTAAGGCCATTGACGGTAAAAAAGTGCGTACCTGGGAAGAGGTGAACTTTGCGCTTTTAGGCCGCTTGGGTGAGGATGAAACCGTCTTTACGGTACAAGATGCCCAAGGCCAAACAAAAAATGCCGCGCTGCAATTAGCCAACTGGCAATTTAATCCTGAGCTTGAATCGCCCATTACGGCGCTGGGCTTAATTCCCGAAGGACCCAGCTTAACGTTAGAAGTCGCTAACGTGGTAGCAGAGGGGCCGGCGGCCGTGGCTGGGGTGCAACAAGGCGATAAGCTGGTGGCTATTAATGGTGAGCCGCTTGCGGATTGGCAGCAGTTAGTGAGCAAGGTTCAAGCATCACCTGAGATAACATTGGAACTTGAAGTCACTCGCCAAGGTCAGACTCAGCAGCTTAGCCTAACGCCAAAGCGCGTAGAAACTGCAGAGCGCGTGATAGGCTATGCCGGTTTGGCTCCCACCGTCGTTCCCGTAGCTGAGCATTATCGCTTTGATTTGCGCTATGGACCTTTCGCCGCCATAGGTGAGGGCGTAGGGCGCACTTGGGATTTAACGGTACTGACTTTTCAAATGTTAGGTAAGTTAGTGACGGGCGTGGTATCGGTAGATAATTTAAGTGGCCCGATTTCGATTGCTAAAGGTGCCGGTGCTACCGCTGAGTATGGCTTAGTGTACTTTTTAGGCTTTATGGCTTTAGTGAGTGTGAACTTAGGCATTATTAACTTATTGCCCTTGCCGGTATTAGATGGTGGTCACTTATTATTTTATGTTATTGAAGCCGTGACTGGGCGACCGGTACCGGAGAAAATACAGGAAATTGGATTTAAAATTGGCGCCGCCTTGTTATTTATGCTGATGGGCTTAGCACTCTTTAACGACTTTGCACGGTTGTAG